Part of the Synechococcus sp. MU1643 genome, ACCCCAGGGTTACGAAGTCCTTGGAGAGCTTCCCGAAGTTCCGGTTCACTAGATGAACCACCGCCTGAATCAAGCCGGTGCGTGATTCGCGGCTTACCTCGCTCATCATCCCGAAGTCGAGATAGCAGAGGCGCCCGTCCTTCAGGGCCAGAAGATTGCCGGGGTGGGGATCGGCATGGAAGAAGCCATGCTCCAGCAATTGTTGAAGGCTGCAGTTCACGCCCACCTCCACCATGTCGTCGGGGTCTACACCCAGCTCGCGAACCGCTTCAAGGTTGGTGAGCTTGACGCCGTCGATCCACTCCATCGTCAGCACGCGGCGACTGGTGGCGTTGCGATAGATCGTCGGAACAGCAATTCGAGGGTTGTGCTGATGCAGCTCAGCGAAAGTCTCAGCGTTAGTGGCCTCGTTGATGTAGTCCATCTCTTCGAACACCCGTCTTCCCAGCTCGTCGATTAGGGCAACGAGGTCGCTTCGGATCAATCCGATGTTGCTGTTCAACCAGGCGGCGATGTTCCGCACGATGTACAGATCCAGAGTGATCTGTTCGCGCAACCCCGGGCGTTGCACCTTCACCGCCACCCTGGCGCCGCCTTTGAGGGTTCCCTTGTGCACTTGCCCCAGCGAGGCGGCTGAAATCGGTTCCCGGTCCAGCTGCTCGAAAATGTCATCCACCGGTGCGCCCAAGTCCTCTTCGATGCAGGCCATGGCCAGGTCGCTGTCGAAGCCGGGCAATTGGTCTTGCAGCTGGGCCAGTTCTTCAAGCAGCAGCGGGGGGACGATGTCTGGTCGGGTAGAGAGAGCCTGGCCGGCTTTGATGAACGCGGGGCCGAGATCCACTAGCAGCTCAGCGCATTCTCGAGCTCGACTCCGGGCCCGTTCCTCATCCTTCAACAGCTGGAAGATCCAGTCGAAGGCGACGCCCAGAAGCAACAATCCGATGGGGACAAGGGTTTGCCAGAGCCGGCGGATCAGCCGCTGGGGATGGCCTGCATAAATACGAGTGATGGCGGCGGGGTCGTACTCGAGCAACCCCGCGGCTTCGATGAAATCCCCGA contains:
- a CDS encoding AarF/ABC1/UbiB kinase family protein, which gives rise to MAQELGDFIEAAGLLEYDPAAITRIYAGHPQRLIRRLWQTLVPIGLLLLGVAFDWIFQLLKDEERARSRARECAELLVDLGPAFIKAGQALSTRPDIVPPLLLEELAQLQDQLPGFDSDLAMACIEEDLGAPVDDIFEQLDREPISAASLGQVHKGTLKGGARVAVKVQRPGLREQITLDLYIVRNIAAWLNSNIGLIRSDLVALIDELGRRVFEEMDYINEATNAETFAELHQHNPRIAVPTIYRNATSRRVLTMEWIDGVKLTNLEAVRELGVDPDDMVEVGVNCSLQQLLEHGFFHADPHPGNLLALKDGRLCYLDFGMMSEVSRESRTGLIQAVVHLVNRNFGKLSKDFVTLGFLAEDVNLEPIVPAFEKVFSQALEAGVNRMDFKAVTDDMSGVMYKFPFRVPPYYALIIRSLVTLEGIALSVDPNFKILGAAYPYFARRLMEDPDPQLRQSLKEMLFDGDAFRWTRLENLVSSAASQAQLDLEALLDQLLDFLFSPKAGLLRDQLVTATVERLDALGWSTMQRLGRRLPKRLQPSAVTQTPPGLSDPLMQLEPVRELIQVLQSLPGFTPDLLLRRMPRVLNEPNTRRMGFKVAQGLAERGVVRLVRVAAGVPA